A stretch of Rhodothermales bacterium DNA encodes these proteins:
- a CDS encoding arginine deiminase family protein, whose protein sequence is MSPSPQPDLVASPLDVTSETGYLTRVIVHTPGEEMSMVSPENREELLFEDILHVEDAHNEHQLMCAVFEKVIGENDAVLQIATLLREAFDQESARFDFVEQLCQVSQAQNLQAFEKQLKALSPNELHRFALTGVSRLPIHAQPVPNLLFTRDLGATVGNTIILSHPANAARARESIILSVVLHYHPRFVALKDHIVKLPEGVTFEGGDLLVLNESAILIGHSERTSFGGVMNVVRELFARTPIEHVVMANLPKQRACMHLDTVFTFVSPDECVIFPPLIEQTRPGNVALYSRGDSPSRFYAETGVGLKTALESVLGRTLSFIPCGGDDPLAQKREQWTDGANFFALAPGLVIGYERNVRTMEEMRERGYRIVTARGFLSYHDESDFVPGEKMVIKLEGNELSRGRGGPRCMTLPLSRKTL, encoded by the coding sequence GTGTCGCCCTCCCCACAGCCGGATCTGGTTGCCAGTCCTCTCGACGTCACGTCCGAAACAGGATATCTGACCCGTGTCATCGTCCATACGCCGGGCGAAGAAATGTCGATGGTTTCGCCCGAAAACAGGGAAGAGCTGCTCTTTGAGGATATCCTACATGTCGAGGACGCCCATAACGAACACCAGCTCATGTGTGCGGTGTTCGAGAAGGTGATCGGTGAGAACGACGCCGTGCTCCAGATCGCGACCTTGCTCCGGGAAGCATTCGACCAGGAATCCGCCCGATTCGATTTTGTCGAGCAACTCTGCCAGGTGTCCCAGGCGCAGAACCTGCAGGCGTTTGAAAAGCAGCTCAAGGCCCTCTCCCCGAACGAACTGCACCGTTTCGCACTCACAGGCGTGTCGCGTCTCCCGATTCATGCCCAGCCGGTGCCCAACCTGCTCTTTACCCGCGATCTCGGGGCGACCGTCGGCAACACGATCATCTTGAGTCACCCCGCCAATGCCGCCCGCGCCCGAGAAAGCATCATCCTGAGTGTCGTCCTCCACTATCATCCCCGGTTCGTAGCACTCAAGGACCACATCGTTAAGCTGCCGGAGGGCGTTACGTTTGAAGGGGGAGATCTGCTGGTCCTGAACGAGTCGGCCATCCTGATCGGGCATTCCGAACGCACGTCGTTTGGCGGCGTCATGAATGTCGTGCGCGAGCTGTTTGCCCGGACGCCTATCGAGCATGTGGTGATGGCCAATCTGCCCAAGCAACGGGCGTGCATGCATCTGGACACCGTGTTCACCTTCGTGTCGCCCGACGAATGCGTGATCTTCCCCCCGCTGATCGAGCAGACTCGGCCCGGCAACGTGGCACTGTACAGCCGTGGCGATAGCCCGAGCCGGTTTTATGCCGAGACCGGGGTCGGCCTCAAGACGGCGCTCGAGTCCGTGCTTGGGCGCACCCTCTCGTTTATTCCCTGCGGCGGAGATGACCCGCTCGCGCAGAAGCGGGAGCAGTGGACGGACGGCGCCAACTTCTTCGCCCTGGCCCCCGGGCTGGTGATTGGCTACGAGCGCAACGTGCGTACGATGGAGGAGATGCGCGAGCGCGGCTACCGGATCGTGACGGCGCGCGGTTTCCTGTCCTATCACGACGAAAGTGATTTTGTGCCGGGCGAAAAGATGGTGATCAAGCTGGAAGGCAACGAGTTGTCGCGCGGCCGGGGCGGGCCCCGTTGCATGACGCTCCCGCTCTCACGCAAGACCCTGTAG
- a CDS encoding kelch repeat-containing protein, with the protein MPRLFGPALFLAVTFIFAACDRPFVDPRPPELELLAPSVNQIFEDSVVTIKVRASSFRLIDHIEIDGREMAFDPIDDTWVDTVTLALGVNDFRVEAIDVAGVEGVEEVSLIRMQFQFSNESPTLPPPFRIGEHTATLLPDGRLILIGGAPGMVDPALNTAFSLDPEAPSFELLPNRMIRGRTGHATARLPDGRLLVLGGASRGTPVQLSHLVPEVELFDPATNRFIRVPYVGPPIARAYHVMFITTDSRGTVIDVQGGIGENETDTRSEIKPLRDFQTFRFARDTLFAVGDGGVAVDGIGEIYSHTVAPLDPEGASSNGRYLVAGTYYTETSEEKMNFTIDFDSSPLQIIGSTPFVQGRFRHATATLQPGIIFSFGGRIFLGGPVLQNSEVYVESLDQFFLFENESPSQRRHGHTATKLPSGRILLVGGFIGNGDALSSTEYFNPGFGF; encoded by the coding sequence ATGCCGCGTCTATTCGGGCCGGCGCTTTTCCTGGCGGTCACCTTCATCTTCGCGGCCTGCGACCGCCCGTTTGTCGACCCCAGACCGCCCGAGCTCGAGCTCCTGGCCCCTTCGGTGAATCAGATTTTCGAGGACTCGGTCGTCACGATAAAAGTACGCGCCTCTTCGTTTCGTCTCATCGATCATATCGAGATCGATGGCCGGGAGATGGCGTTTGACCCGATCGACGATACCTGGGTGGACACGGTAACCCTGGCGCTTGGGGTCAACGACTTTCGGGTGGAGGCCATCGATGTGGCCGGCGTGGAAGGTGTTGAGGAAGTCTCCCTCATCCGGATGCAGTTCCAGTTTTCGAACGAAAGCCCCACACTTCCGCCCCCTTTCCGAATCGGCGAACACACGGCGACGCTGCTGCCGGATGGCCGGCTCATCCTGATCGGTGGCGCCCCGGGCATGGTCGATCCGGCGCTCAACACGGCTTTTTCGCTCGACCCCGAAGCGCCTTCTTTTGAGTTACTCCCCAACCGTATGATCCGCGGCCGGACTGGCCACGCCACCGCGCGCCTGCCCGATGGCCGGCTGCTCGTCCTCGGCGGCGCCTCGCGAGGCACCCCCGTGCAGCTATCCCACCTGGTGCCCGAAGTCGAACTGTTTGACCCGGCCACAAATCGTTTTATTCGAGTGCCGTATGTCGGGCCCCCGATCGCTCGCGCCTACCACGTCATGTTTATCACGACGGATTCCCGGGGCACGGTGATCGACGTTCAGGGGGGAATCGGCGAAAATGAGACGGACACGCGCAGCGAGATCAAACCGCTTCGGGATTTCCAGACGTTCCGTTTCGCTCGCGACACCCTGTTCGCCGTAGGCGACGGCGGGGTTGCCGTGGATGGCATCGGAGAAATCTACAGCCATACCGTAGCCCCTCTGGATCCGGAAGGGGCAAGCAGCAACGGCCGCTACCTGGTCGCCGGGACGTATTACACGGAGACCTCGGAAGAGAAGATGAACTTCACGATCGACTTCGACTCCTCCCCGCTGCAGATCATAGGCTCCACCCCGTTCGTTCAGGGGCGATTCCGGCACGCCACCGCCACGCTGCAACCTGGCATCATCTTCTCGTTCGGCGGGCGGATCTTCCTGGGGGGACCTGTGCTTCAGAACTCCGAGGTCTACGTGGAATCCTTGGACCAATTTTTTCTGTTTGAGAACGAGTCGCCCTCGCAGCGCCGGCACGGTCATACCGCAACCAAACTGCCTTCGGGACGAATACTGCTGGTGGGCGGCTTCATAGGAAATGGTGACGCCCTCTCGAGCACCGAGTATTTTAATCCGGGGTTTGGTTTTTGA
- the truA gene encoding tRNA pseudouridine(38-40) synthase TruA, with protein sequence MKYRLLIEYDGTEFSGWQRQSGVATIQEALEDALSVALRRPTAVVGSGRTDAGVHARGQVGHFETAEPIDPFRLRASLNGLLPHAIAVRDVAPAPDSFHARYDAVERLYHYRVSTTPIALERRFRALVVPSPDVDRMNAACHALLGEHDYDSFCLTASETQNRVCTVRDAVWRPEQRAGDWLFCIAADRFLHGMVRAIVGTLVEIGQSKRPADDIGRVLKARDRREAGPAAPAHGLTLEAVRYLDEPRTSPID encoded by the coding sequence ATGAAATATCGCCTGTTGATCGAATACGATGGGACGGAATTTTCCGGATGGCAGCGCCAATCCGGCGTCGCAACCATCCAGGAAGCCCTGGAGGACGCCCTGAGCGTGGCCCTGCGCCGTCCGACTGCGGTGGTTGGATCAGGGCGGACGGACGCCGGCGTGCATGCGCGCGGACAGGTCGGCCACTTCGAAACGGCGGAACCGATCGACCCGTTCCGGCTGCGCGCCTCGCTGAATGGATTATTGCCCCACGCCATCGCGGTGCGGGATGTCGCGCCGGCGCCCGACTCCTTTCACGCCCGCTACGACGCCGTCGAACGCCTCTATCACTACCGCGTGAGCACGACGCCCATCGCGCTTGAGCGGCGTTTCCGCGCGCTGGTCGTGCCCTCGCCGGATGTTGACCGGATGAACGCTGCCTGCCATGCGCTCTTGGGCGAGCACGACTACGACTCGTTTTGCCTCACCGCCTCCGAGACGCAGAACCGGGTCTGCACCGTCCGGGACGCCGTGTGGCGCCCCGAACAGCGCGCGGGAGACTGGCTGTTCTGTATTGCGGCGGACCGCTTCCTCCACGGGATGGTCCGCGCCATCGTGGGCACCCTGGTCGAAATCGGCCAAAGCAAGCGGCCGGCGGACGACATCGGGCGGGTGTTGAAGGCCCGCGACCGGCGGGAGGCGGGGCCGGCCGCGCCGGCCCACGGCCTCACACTGGAGGCCGTCCGCTACCTCGATGAGCCGCGAACTTCGCCGATCGATTAG